Within Salvelinus sp. IW2-2015 unplaced genomic scaffold, ASM291031v2 Un_scaffold1552, whole genome shotgun sequence, the genomic segment ACATCCCTACATCATCAGCCTTATCCTATTCCTTCTTTATATActttatgccccccccccccaacccacccaCAATAACACCACCAAAATAAAGTAAatagatattttgtatttgatttatttgagaTTAGTAAGAGACCAAACATTCTGTCGTATCCAAAAGCACTTCCCTATGCTTCGTAAGGTCAGACGTCTGTAGTAGAAACACCGAATCAATACAGAGCAGTAGGGTCTCATCAGTCAGCTTAGTGCATGATGGACTCGACGTAGTTGCCGGGGAACAGTCCCGTGACTCCGCTACTGATTCCCTCGTACCAGCCATCATCGTTCTTCTTAATGATGTAGATGATGGCTCCCTCCATGAAGCTCAGCTCGTCGTTTTTATCCGCAGTGTAGTCGTAGATGGCCACCACTGAGGAGGAGAGcggagggggaaaggagggagagagagatttagcaTACTGGATTAGGATGCAACGGGTAAGAAATAGTTGCCTGAAGATTTAACATATTTTACTGAGTGTCAAAATGTGCTTAAGTAGTTGACTAGTTCAGCGTAGTTGAAATAAATCCGTGTCAATTGTATGGTAGGGAGGAGAAGTGAAGTAGAGTGGTGTCGGTATTGAGCCCTGAGGAACACCTTTCTGCATGTAGCTCCACTGGGGGTCTCCATCCGCATACGAGTCGCTGTACTGAACTACAGCCGCTTCCTGTTCCTCGTAGTCAACAGCCGCTTCCTGTTCCTCGTAGTCAACAGCCGCTTCCTGTTCCTCGTAGTCAACAGCCGCTTCCTGTTCCTCGTAGTCAACTGGCGgcggtggaggagggggaggagcttCATCAAACATGGGCAGGTCATCGGGCGGAGGAGGGGGAGGCGGAGTAGGGGTGTCCGCAACTGCCAAATGGCGATGAGttaaaggaaggggagagagaatgagattaGGAACGCTGCCTGAAACTGGGAGAAAGGAAACAGTACATTACATTTGGGCTTCGCATGCCACCAAGCCCAACAGTAGAGAAAACCACGCAAAACCATGCAATCGTGGGAAGAGCAACATGCAGTGGTGTTTGTATGCCAGGCACCGATGGTTAGTCGGTCAAGGACCAAATAAAATGCATGACAGCGAGTTGTCGGCATGCTGATTTTTTGACCTTTTTTGATTTGGACCTGAGATTCGTTCCTCCAGGTCACTTATTCAAGTCACTTGTTAAGACACGTAATTTGGTTACACGTGTTCTTTGCCACCAAGGTAATGCTGCACGCAATGCACACTTTTTTTGACATTCTATTTCCATTGTCTTCCCATTACATTTGAATTCTCTTCTTGTGTTTGTTGTACGACAGTAGAGAACTTGTGACTATCCTAGAGGGATTGCAGCTCTATAACCATAAACACACACTGGTCCAATCCCAAATCGACCCTTAAACCATACACcttatgcacttgtggagatatGAGAGGATTTGATTGGaataagcaatatggtgaaacttccacctagcctatcagagtGAAAGGTGGAGCTACCACCAGATTGCCTGTACCTGTAAAATATTCtaagatctccacaagtgcacaGGGTGTAGGGTACAGGGTGTAGCGCTTAGAGGACCATTTGGTATTGGCCCATCCAGAGCTGCTAGTTTCAGTAGAGGGCAGCAGAGAACCATATCCTCCTGTCAGCCATGGTCCAAAGTGACAACCCCTGCTCTGATTTTATGACACCTTGTGACCTCAGGTccaaggaaaatatatttacatttttcaggAAAGATTTTGTAACACTTTGCTTCTTCTGTAAATGACTAAAGAGAATGCCTACAAAATGAGTACAACGTAACAAACTGCAGCCTAAATAGTCAGTACGGACCTCTGAATCAGACGGTACATTAGCATACGTGGATCCGATTGAGGAGGCTTACCTGCATAAATCACACATGACCATTTC encodes:
- the LOC112071236 gene encoding abl interactor 1-like, whose protein sequence is MCLFSPALRQPMLACHVIDCSRGSDGLVTPGLVLAHPHVQFGTISRQISRHNSTTSSVSMVSATGTYRRAPSVTSQFSRSSSRPYSYSSSRYSSRTLYGEPQPTPRTQLPLLPPSPADSTDPLTGFVARVQENIADTPTPPPPPPPDDLPMFDEAPPPPPPPPVDYEEQEAAVDYEEQEAAVDYEEQEAAVDYEEQEAAVVQYSDSYADGDPQWSYMQKVVAIYDYTADKNDELSFMEGAIIYIIKKNDDGWYEGISSGVTGLFPGNYVESIMH